Sequence from the uncultured Flavobacterium sp. genome:
CTGTATGAACTGCGATAAGATGAACTTCTTTCGCTAATCGTCGAGCTTCTTTCCAAATTTCTAAATCCTCAAATCTGTTAATTGTTGCCATATTTCTGTTTTTTAATGCTTAAGTTTAAACCTACAAATGTAGCTCAACTTGAAACTAAAAAAACATGAAACTTGAAACAAATTTAATTCTCTGCTTTAATCCAGTCGTATCCTTTTTCTTCCAATTCGTAAGCCAATTCTTTTCCGCCTGATTTTACGATTCTTCCGTTGTAAAGAACGTGAACGAAATCCGGAACGATATAATCTAACAAACGTTGGTAGTGTGTGATTACGATAATTGCGTTTTTCTCACTTTTCAATTTGTTAACTCCATTAGCAACAATTCTTAAAGCATCGATATCAAGACCAGAATCGGTTTCGTCAAGAATAGCTAATTTTGGCTCTAACATTGCCATTTGAAAGATTTCGTTTCTTTTTTTCTCTCCTCCGGAAAAACCTTCGTTTAAAGAACGAGATAAAAATTTACGATCGATTTCTAATAATTCAGATTTCTCACGAATTACTTTTAGCATTTCGTTAGCCGGCATTTCGGCTTGACCATTTGCTTTACGAGTTTCGTTGATTGCAGTTTTCATGAAGTTTGTAACACTTACTCCAGGAATTTCTACAGGATATTGAAACGAAA
This genomic interval carries:
- the sufC gene encoding Fe-S cluster assembly ATPase SufC encodes the protein MLSIKNLHASIGDKEILKGINIEVKAGEVHAIMGPNGSGKSTLSAVIAGNENYEVTDGEVFLDGEDLADLAPEERAHKGVFLSFQYPVEIPGVSVTNFMKTAINETRKANGQAEMPANEMLKVIREKSELLEIDRKFLSRSLNEGFSGGEKKRNEIFQMAMLEPKLAILDETDSGLDIDALRIVANGVNKLKSEKNAIIVITHYQRLLDYIVPDFVHVLYNGRIVKSGGKELAYELEEKGYDWIKAEN